A window of Rosa rugosa chromosome 7, drRosRugo1.1, whole genome shotgun sequence genomic DNA:
AACAAGTGTCCTCTCCTTGGTTGAAAGTTTAGTGAAATCACGTTCTTGGATCACTGCATTCTGACTTTCCCTTGCATAGTTATGACTTATGATTCTGctctaatttcttcttttccctctcaaatatgCCGTTGATTATGCAATTCTCATTTTTAGCTACTCTTGATTTGATGGATGCTACAATTCTGTTTTATTTGTCGCAGGTTTTATTTGGAATCTCATTGAGAGGAAGCAACTAATTGATGCTGTTAGATGCATTTGCATCTTCAAGTTAATAGACAAGTTCCCTGCTGTACAACTTTTGAAAGGTCATGTGCATAATGCAAGAAAGCATGCCAGTGAAATTTGCAAAAATTAGTTATCATTTGGTGAAACGGTACAAGCTCTTCCTTGGACACTTTTCATTAATGCTTCTTGAATGGATAAATTTAGTACCATCCCCAATGTTATATACATTATTAAGGCCTACTTTTGCTTACAGGACTTTTGCTTACAGGAGAAGGTTGTAGATGGTCTAATAGGTGATCTAAGAGCTGTGCATCAATGCATCAAAGACTACAATCTTGAGTCCAAATATCCATCTGCAGACATCGAAGTACAAGTAATTCAGCTGGGAAGACTGAAGGAGCATTACAGAAGTTTGGCGCCATCTCTTGCCTCCAGGGTTGATCAACAAGATcggagaaaaaggaagagacCAAGCACCAGCACTTCTGCCCCCATCATTCAACCACATGAACAGCTTGAACAAAGTAATCACGAGACAGCTGTATCCACTGCTATACCCTATGCATTGCCGATTTCCACTTCAAGTTGTCCAGAGTCAAGTTCGTTATCTAGGCTGAATGCAAATTATGGACTCCCTGGACAGTTTGGTATGGCAGCCAATGACCACGCAACCTGTGCTAATTCTGAAGGTGGCTTGATGCTAACATTGACAGGCCAATATGGATCGAATGTCAGAAATCCACTCCAAGTGCACAGTGCTGATCATGACCATTCTCATACAGTCATCCTTGAATGATCCATAACTTTATAGGAGGCCACAAGTTTAGGTAGATAACAAGCCTAATTCTTGATTGTAGCTTTACCAGTATTAGTATTTGCTGGCATGACTTTTCTAAGTTGCATCACTTCCATTTAGGACAAATTATGTTGTTGAAAGTTAGAAACCCTTAACATAGATGGAGTAGTTGAAATGTTTCAGAAGCTTCAAGCTTGAGACTAGTGTTCACTGTTCAGTTACTTGAGGAAGGAGTTTGAATGGTTCTTATGGTATTGATAAGGGGAGTTGAACTTTGAAATCCGACTTGACCATAACTCATTTTCCACAAAATCCGACTCGATCATAACCCATTCTCCGGCGACCATTGCCGTCAAGGCCGGTCGCATTGCTTTCTTTTTGGCCGTGAGAAGCGACCTCAACCAATAACTTGATAATAAAGGCTGTGTTTTCACTTCTCACTTCTCACCACCTTTCtcattcacaaagatattcatcACTTCTTTCCATTTACATGATACCTCGACCTGCTATATAAAGCTCTCTTACACATCCTCTGTATAGTAATCCTTTCCACAAATCTCGTCCGTCTATTCTCCGAAACCCAACAAAACAAACGGCCCCCATCAATTCCAAATAGCATTTAAAAAATCAGGGGCAATCTGAAACCCGCTGAAAAATTTGCAGCAACATTTATGTCCAAACAGAGAGCTTCATTCATTTCTTTCTGCGTCAGAATCTTCACTTGCACAGTACAACAGAGCTTCCAAAAATTTAATTGACCCATATATTTCAAAGAACATTGCTGTCAAGGGTGGTGGCGTTGGTTTCATCCCAACGTTGAATTGAGCCATCCACTGTGGACATGTCATTAGACATTTCACTATATACCCAACCATCTACTCAAGTACCACTGAATCTAGCCTCCCCATGACTCATTTTTCGACGACCATTTCCGTCAAATTTAGTAGCGTCTGCTTCGTTTTGACATAGAATTGAGTCATCCACTTCGGATGATATGTCATTCAACATGTTACTAAATACCCGGACCACACGACCGAACCATCCATTACTCCTTTTTCAACAACTATTGTCGTCGAGGGTTAGCCATGTTGAATCCTAAACTCTTATTTGGTCCAACTCGGTTTTGAGGTCCGTCACTTTGAGAAATTCCTAAATTGTTTTTACCAATGCCGAGATCAGCCACAAATAATTTTAAGATAAAACAGCGTTGACAAGATTTGACATATTTCAGCATGCCACGACTTCCTCATAACATTTTTAAAGTATCAAATTTTGTCAAGGACTCTTATTTCTTAAAATTTCTCAATATCATAATCTCACTATTCATAAAATGTGCATAATTTTTAAAATGTGCTCCACGTTATAACCACCCACTCTCCCACTCGTAGACTAGGTGGAGATTTCTGGTATCCGATTAAACAAAAATGGGGTTTCAGTTTTCACTCTTTTACAGCTACGGGTATCTCTGTAGGATTTGAATCTCATAACCcgctggaaaaaaaaatcagaaatcaaTATTCAAGTCCCATGTGAATCGTCCCCTGCACGCTTCAGAACAACCTCCCATGGCTATTTCATCATCATATCCCAATCACCAAACCCCAATTCAGTTTCAAAGATACAACCTTTCCAACTCCTCTCCTCTCTAATAAACCCAGAACCTGATATGGAGCTGCTTCAGTCCCTAAAGCCTTCACCTTTCTTCAATTCTCACTAAACGCCGTACTGGGTTTTGGTTTTCAGAGAAGATAATGGACAAGATAGCCGCGGAGTTACAGGACAGCGTGGTTGACCTGACCCGGCAGCTGACGGAGCTCCAGGCCCGGTATGAGTCGACCCGGAACCAGCAGCGGAGCAGAATGCAAGGTCTGGATCAGAGGGAGCTGCAATTGCAGGCCAGAGAGCTGAGGGTGAAGTCGGAAGAGGAAGCGATCCGGGAGCGGTGGAAGTGtctggagatgagagagaggaaTGCGGAAACACATGAGTTGAAGGAATTGGAAAGATTAGAGCATTTGGGTCAGCTTGAAAAATCGgtggaagagagggagaggtcTTTGGATGAGCTACATGAGTCGTTGGAGGAGCAGAGGAAGCATTCCAGGGCACTACAGGAGGTGTTGGAAGAGCATTTGGGGTCGGTGGGCGGGGGGCTGAGGGTGAAGCTGAGGCAGTTTGAAGAGAAGGCTAGAGAAATTGGATTGGAGCTGAGTGATGGTGGTGGAGGATTGAAGTTGAAAAGAGGCGAGTTGGTGGGTTGCGAAATGGGAGGTGGTTTGGATGCAGAGAAGGTTGTCAAGCTTATTGGGGTGATTTGTCAGCGTGGAGAGATTATGGAGTTATGTCAGGGACTTGATTCTGGAGATAAGATCCACGGTAATTGTTTCGAGAATTTGGGTTCTGGTTGTGTGCTGTTTGTGTTTCGCATTGAGTACTGATGATTTCTGTTTGCAATGTAGAAATATTTGGAGCTATAGTTGTTGTTAAATTGATTTTCCTAGATGATAATCTTGTGTTTCGTGTGCTAGGGTGAGAGTTCTCTTTGGCTTTCCAGGAAGTCATGAGGAATATTAGCAAATGGCTAGGGAATGATTGATGAGCCTTAGATTAACTTTACAAGTCAAGATTAGCTTTTATGTGTTTTGAAAAATTGAGTGTTTTTGTACTCCCTCTAGGAATTTATGAGTTGAATATTAACAAATGGTTTGGAAATGATTGATAGATCTAAGCTTAAGATATGGTGTTAGGTAATGTACAATGGAGTTGGATATACATTGTTTACATACTGATtttgtttggatttgttatATATTGTGATGCATGGAATAACTCTGTTCAGAAGCTCAGTTAACAGGTTGTATATAACTGTATTCAGAAGCTCAGTTAATATGTCTCTCATACATGTGTCTTGCCCTTGCATAATTATGATACTGTTACAGtttcttcttttccattttaAGCATGCTTCTGTTTCTTGATGCATTTCGTAATAGTAACTTCTAAGTTTCGcgaatgaatgaatgatacTACGGAATTTTGCCTTCGAGACTTCTGTCTGGCAGTTTGATGATCCTACGACCTTGTTTTACACATAACAGATGTTATTCGAATTCTCATTGAAAGAAAGCAACTGATAGAGGCTGTTAGATTTATATGCACCTTCAAGTTAACTGACAAGTTCCCCCCTGTACCACTCTTAAACGAGTCTGTGGAGGATGCAGAGAAGTGGTGGAGTGAAACTTTCAGTCAAAAGAAatcacttgataaaaaggtaaCTGTAGCTCTTCTTTTAATATTTCATTAACTGCTTCTTAAATTGATAAATCTAGGACCATCCTCAGTGCAAGTACTCATCTATAGTTTTGCTACCAGGGAAAAGCTGTAGATGACCGAATAACTAATCTAAGAGCTGTGGTTCAATGTGTTGAAGAATACAACCTACAGTCTGAGTATTCACTAGCAGACATTATCAATGACATTTTGGAGCTTGAAAAACTAAAGGAGAATCTGCATTCGGTGGCATCTCTTGACATTATGATGAAAACTAAAGGGCTCGGAAAACTAAAGGAGAGAAGGGAGGTGGTGCTATGTCTTCCATCCTTTGATGATAAACAAGGGAAGGAATTCTGGAGGAAACGAAGATTTCGCACATATCGCCGTTGCAGAAAAAAATGTAATCCGTGAGTCATTTCAGCTGCTAGACCCATGACATGGATAGAGGACCAGTTGGGTTGTCTTGAAAACCGTAGTGTCACTGTTAATATGGATGGATTTATAGCTGTTAGACAATTGCAGGTTTAAACGCAGCCTCTCACTGGTACACGCTCAAAACTCATGTTATGTCTGGATCTATTGCTCTTGGTCAAGCTTTTCCATTAGGCAAATGACCAAATTGTGCAGATTATATTACTGTTTTGAATAAAATGTATATCCTAATTCCGAAGATCCAACTGTATTGATGGCACAGCTTCTGAGAGTCGTTTGCTTCGAGGAAGTAGAAAACCCTTGACATAGATGGAGGAGTGCTTGATGTCAAAAACttgaaaacaaatatatatcttgGGGGGCCTAAGATGATTGTctcatttgtgaatcaattcACTGCTTTTGCATAGGCAGTGATAAAGATCAAAAAGACCAAGGAACATGTCTCTAGTTGAGGCTAGTTCATCGTAATATTCTCATCCCTAAAGAGAGGAATTCAAACATCTATAGCTTCTTCAAGAAGGCTATTTCTTTTTACGTGAGGGTACTTTGCTTATCTATGTTTGGTAAGGTTTTGCATAGAGATTGATAGGCTGATACCTGCTGAAACAATTCGTTAATTGGACTGAGCTTCAGTGGAGCCCGAGCTCAGACCAGATGCACCGGCACTGATTTTTGCGGACAGTTGATTGTTCAATCGACAAATGTAGGATCGGAGTTTAAGAAAGTGTACGTAACATACATGTTTTGGAATTCCAACAGCTTAAACTTGGATGTTCCGTTGATGTTTCCATCTTTTGAACTTCTCTCAGGACTTTCCTAGGTCACACTGGATATTCCGATATCATCACTTGTATACATGTAGTTCAATTAACATTCCAATTTCCAAACCTCGATGGCTAAGGTATACTCCAATTATTCGTCACTCTCTCCTCACGATGATAAAAAAGGTTGATCAACTCCTCCTTAAACAACTTCAAGTACCCTTTCATGTGCCAACCCCCTTTGGTTAATCTTCACTCATGAATCAGAATCATTTAATTTTATCGACATTGGACTACTACATTGCACATGGATGGTTCTCCATTAGGCATTAATCTCATGGGAAAACTAAAAGACatgaaggggaaaaaaaaagagagttaATGGTGTAGAGGCCGAGTGTTTAAGTGTAGAGTGGAGAGATATAGCATCTTGGGGAAGGACTGTAAACTTGGTTCACCTCCGTCCTTTCAATACATAGTTTTAAACCTGCGGTCTTGATCAACTTTTACCATAAGGCGAATACCTGCTGTAACAAAGCTTCTGTTGCACATAGAGCTTCAGTGGAGAGAACCTTGAAATCAggttgaggaggaagaagaagaagaagagacagagacagtCCACACCCAAAGGTATGTATGAAGCCTCCTTATTCTCTTTAAGTTTTGAGCTACTACTTCTAATAAATGGTAGTTCTCCTAGCCTAGGACTTTCCGGCTTCTGTGAAATGGGAAGCTAGACTTCTTGGTaattaagaagaaaaagagcTAGATTTCTTGGTTTGTTAAAAAATTTGTTGAAATGATGTTTTACTTTATAGTTGTTGTTATTGATATGAGGTTTGCAAATTAAATGTAATATGTACTCATGCTCAGTATTGATAAAGAAAATCTGCATTTTTGCTGTGCTAATGTAATCAAAGAAATGGTTTATGTTAAGGCTCCATTTGACGTCTGTACAGTTGGGGTTTCGAAGAGCATGCTCAATGGACTCTATGAGAAAAGCGTGGAAGTACCTCGAGGAGCAGTTTGACACAAACTTGAATGAGTTACAGACCAGACTCCAAGAGCTTCAGATCCGCGAGGAGGAAATTAGTAACAAAGAAAAGCGATTGGAAGATAGAGAGTCCGAGTTGGAACGTCTTGATAAGCTGATTGAATATAAGGGAGAGGAATATGATGCAATGGAGGAGGCAATAACAGAGAAGCAGTTACAGGTTGAACAAGTGAAAACCGAGTTGCAATCCATTAGTTTATTGGTTGAAGAAAAAAGCCAAGAGCTTGATAGTAAAGAGAAGCGGGTTTTGGAGGTTGAGGAGTTGCTTAGGAAAAAGGATAAGGAGTGTGCTTTGATGCAAAACCGTATCGAAGAGGGAAGGAATAATTTGATTAGGGTTGAGAAAAGTATTAGGGAAATGGATATCAAAGTGAAGACTTCTATGGAGGATTGGTCTGGTAAGGTTGATTTAAAAGAGAGGCAAATTGAAGGACTGCTCAAGCCAAATGTGGAACAACTTCTTCTTGCTTATAACATGATCAAAGAATACTTCAATGAAGTTGAAAGGAAAGAGAGGGGACTGAAACAACAGGCCAAAGACCTTGaatcaaaagagagagaagttgCTTTGAAAGCTGATGAACTTAAGCTGACTGAAACAAGGgttaaaaaacgcctcaataaGGTTCAGTTGAAAGAAAAGCATTTTGATTCACTGGAAAAGTCATTAAAAGCAGACAAACAGCATTTGGGTTCACTCCTAAAGTCCACAGAAGAGTGCAAAAAGGATTTGGCTTCAATATCCCATCAGCTTCAGATGAAAGAAAGGGAGCTTGCACAGCAGGCCAAAGAGCTTGAATTGAAGCAGAAACAATTTTCTTCTCAAGCGAAAACTAAGCATTTGGAACCTGCCCCTGCTGATAAAAATGCCACTGCTCCTTCATCTACAATTGATCATTCCTACATCAATATAGATGGTACAACCTCGCAATCCTTGATTAATGCAAGTCATAAGAAGTTTGGTTTTTTTCCTACCCATGAGAATGTTGTTCACGGCTATCAGCATTTCTTGATGTTTTTCTAGGTCTCTTTTGTTTGAGTGTCAGTGGTCATATCATGCCATGTGCTACATATGTTCATCTTTTGATACCATTTCATCATACTTTTCTTATATTTAAAAATTTTACATATACTTCTATGCTGGTATTATAGGTAGTCTATCTTCATTTTGCTCATAAATATCATCTGATGTGTGAAACATGCAAATTAAACAtccattttattatttttatatacttttttttttgggtataagTCAGACATTCCACCCAAGTAGCACAATGCTATACATATCTTTCAATTTGAAAAATTTAAAACCATTCACTCATTAACCAGTGTTTtgcattttctttgtttatcaTTGCAATTGCATAGTCACGTCCAACAAAGAGGAACCAGAATCTTCATCAACTAGAAATGCAGCAAATCTTCAACCAAATACCACCAGGGATGACAGGAATGTGCCAGAGTTGCTAAATGAGAATTTTAGTTGTAATCATTCAGTACAGAATGACTTGGCTGCTTATCTTCGGTCAGTACCAGACCCAGCTAAAGTTGTGTTGAACAGCATGCGAAATTCTATTAGGCCATACTTGAGGAAGGGATATTTTGAAGAAAGTGTAATGTCACGAAACATTTCCTTATTGAAGGAGCTAATGATTGTTTCACCTCATGTTGGATCCCATCTGAAAGTAGATGCAAGATATCTAGCAACCCAGTGGAAAATAAAGATGCGAGCCAATACTGAGAATTCAGTGGAGAGTTTGGCATATTTTCTGTTTATAACTATGTATGAGTTGGATTTTATGTTGAATGGAGATGAGATTGTAAAGCTTCTTCTGGTGATTTCTCAGACAATTACGGGTCTAGAATTATGTCAGACACATGGTTTTGCAGCTAAGATGATAGGCAAGTTTCTTGAAAACTATCCTCCTGTGTTCCATGTTGACGATCAATTATTTATTTCTTGTTatgcttttgattttttttgtaggtttgcTAGCTTGCTGATACTATGCAATTCTTCTCTGTTTCAAATTTCTCTAAATCAGGTTGATGAGGcctataagtttttttttttacacttgGCAGGTATTTTTCGGAATCTGATAGAAAGGGATCAACTGATTGAGGCTGTTAGATTTATTTGCAGCTTCAAGTTAACTGAAAAGCTCCCCCCAGTACCACTCTTGAAAGAGTATGTGGAAGATGCAAAGAAGTTCTGTGAAATATTTTGTGAAAAAAAGATATCTCTTGATTTAAAGGTATAGTAGATTCTTAGCTCTTCTTTATACACCATCCTCAATGTAAATA
This region includes:
- the LOC133723488 gene encoding FRIGIDA-like protein 2, with product MDKIAAELQDSVVDLTRQLTELQARYESTRNQQRSRMQGLDQRELQLQARELRVKSEEEAIRERWKCLEMRERNAETHELKELERLEHLGQLEKSVEERERSLDELHESLEEQRKHSRALQEVLEEHLGSVGGGLRVKLRQFEEKAREIGLELSDGGGGLKLKRGELVGCEMGGGLDAEKVVKLIGVICQRGEIMELCQGLDSGDKIHDVIRILIERKQLIEAVRFICTFKLTDKFPPVPLLNESVEDAEKWWSETFSQKKSLDKKGKAVDDRITNLRAVVQCVEEYNLQSEYSLADIINDILELEKLKENLHSVASLDIMMKTKGLGKLKERREVVLCLPSFDDKQGKEFWRKRRFRTYRRCRKKCNP
- the LOC133720992 gene encoding uncharacterized protein LOC133720992 — protein: MDSMRKAWKYLEEQFDTNLNELQTRLQELQIREEEISNKEKRLEDRESELERLDKLIEYKGEEYDAMEEAITEKQLQVEQVKTELQSISLLVEEKSQELDSKEKRVLEVEELLRKKDKECALMQNRIEEGRNNLIRVEKSIREMDIKVKTSMEDWSGKVDLKERQIEGLLKPNVEQLLLAYNMIKEYFNEVERKERGLKQQAKDLESKEREVALKADELKLTETRVKKRLNKVQLKEKHFDSLEKSLKADKQHLGSLLKSTEECKKDLASISHQLQMKERELAQQAKELELKQKQFSSQAKTKHLEPAPADKNATAPSSTIDHSYINIDVTSNKEEPESSSTRNAANLQPNTTRDDRNVPELLNENFSCNHSVQNDLAAYLRSVPDPAKVVLNSMRNSIRPYLRKGYFEESVMSRNISLLKELMIVSPHVGSHLKVDARYLATQWKIKMRANTENSVESLAYFLFITMYELDFMLNGDEIVKLLLVISQTITGLELCQTHGFAAKMIGIFRNLIERDQLIEAVRFICSFKLTEKLPPVPLLKEYVEDAKKFCEIFCEKKISLDLKAEFVDNKIGGLKAVQQCIKDYNLECEYPAADIQMQTMMESKVFLELEGLELQQSYLRKACQSLHSQACSLLQRKNHEDHFSSTWNSLQDLKKLMKQDWYSRHKYLESLSHELQCKERELELKQQKIDSYARQLAMKAKGLEKQAKSLNSSSNKSLQSPS